TAATGTTTGCTGGACGTATTGGATTATTAACATTCTTCCTCTCGTTTGGTGGCCGTGCAGAAAAGAAAGAACCGTTAATTCGTTACCCGGAAGGGAATGTCTTAATTGGATAAAGGAGCGAAATAATGACAAATAAAACTGTTGCTATCTTAGGGCTTGGATTATTTGGAGCATCGATTGCGAAAACATTAGCGCGACATAAAGTTGATGTTATTGCGATGGATTCGAAAATGGAACGTGTTGAAGAAGTAGCGAATTTAGTGGAGCATGCTGTTCAAGCCGACTTCACCAAACTTGAACAACTCGAAGCTGCGGATGTCGCAAATGCCGATATCGCAATTATTGCGTCGGGAGAACGTTTGGAATCCACAATCCTCGGTGTTCTAAATCTTAAAAAGTTGGGTTGTAAACATGTTATTGTGAAAACAAAAAATATGGATTACTATGAAGTTCTGAAAAAAGTAGGTGCTGATCGTGTCGTGTTACCTGAAGTAGAAATGGGAAAACGACTTGCGAATGAGATTGCGAAACATAGTGTAATTGATGCCTTGAGAATTGATGATCGATACAATATTGTCGAGATTCATGCACTTTCATCATGGTATGGTAGAAGCATTAACGACTTAAACCTTCGTCAAGAGTATGGTTTTAATATTCTTGGGATGAAGTGTGATAATAATCAAGAGTTTCAAATTCTTGTGAGTCCAGAATACAAAGTACGTGAAGGGGATCTCTTCTTTGTACTTGTAGAAGAAAAAGACTTACAACGATTTAATGATCTAGAAGATCACAATGAATAAGAAAGGGACAATCTTTAAAAGATTGTCTTTTTTTGATGCAAATCACTTTACTATTATACCGTAGGGGGTATAATAGAGTCATAAGGTAAATAACCAAAAGGAGTGTAACAATTATGGCATTACATATAACAGATAAAGACTTTAAAGAACAAACCTCAGAGGGACTCGTATTTGTAGATTTCTTCGCTGAATGGTGTGGACCATGTAAAATGCTTGCACCTGTAATTGATGAACTTGCAGAAAAATACGAAGGTAAAATCAAAGTTGCGAAGTTAGACATTGATGAAAACCGTCAAACTGCTACAGAGTTTAACGTTATGAGTATCCCAACAATGATCTTGTTTAAAGATGGAGAACCTGTTGAGAAAATCAGTGGCTTCCAACCAAAACAAGCGCTTGAGAAATACTTAGACAGTAAAATATAATCGTAAAGATATGATATAATGTGGCATACGCCACATTATATTTTTTAGGAAGGGTATGAGTATGTATAAAACTATTATGACCCCAGAATTGGAATCACTGTTAAGTCGTAAAGAAAATTTGAATATTGTTGATGTTCGGGATGTATGGGAGTTTGAAAGTGGCCATATCAAAGGTGCGCTGAATATTCCTCTTGGTGAATTGGAAGACCAGTATAAGAAGCTTTCTAAAGACAAGATGTATCATATCATTTGTCTAACCGGTCATCGTTCTCAAGAAGCGTCACGTTTTCTTTCGAATCAAGGATTTAACGTTGTGAATGTAATGGGCGGTATGTCGATTTATAAGGGAGCGATGTCACAATGACATGTGAAAAACAATTATTAAACCGTTTAAAACGTGCTGAAGGCCAGATACGTGGTGTTACGCGTATGCTTGAAGAAGGCGAGAGCTGTCAAGATGTTTTGGTTCAGTTAACGGCTGTACGATCAAGTGTTGATCGTATTATTAAATTAATAGCAGTAGATAATCTACTTGATTGTGTAGATGAATCCGGTCGTGATCATGAACGTGTTCAAGATGCGATTAATCTCATTGTAAAGTCTCGCTAATGAGACACTATAAACGATAAGTAAAAAGCACCTATGCAGTAGGTGCTTTTATTTTACATGTTGTATTATTGATTTCATAACGTGTCCAGACAAGTCCGAGAAGGATTAGTACTAATGAAAGTAATTTGTACGGAAGTCCGGCTAACGGAAGGGCCATAACCGAGAAGGCAATTCCGATATTTGCGAAGAATGCAATAACACAAGGTGTACATCCATAGGTAAGAATTCCGAATAGAATCGATACAAAGCTGAGATTTGCACCTTTACTTTCGATACCTTTTAGATCCACCATAATTGTATTTAAAACCATTAAGAGACCACTGAGAAGCGCCATTAATAGATTTATAAACACATTGATAATAACGAGATACATACCATATTCAAGTATCATCTCACGGTAACTAAGGTTGAAGGAATCAATCAGCGTATAGATTGCGAGAAAGAAAATCGAAAATAACGCAAGTTTCATCAACGACCTCGATGACTTTAGTTTTTGTAATGCTTCATTAAACATCATTGTCCACCTCTAATTATTACAAACTCATTATACCACAGGGGGTATATAAAAATAGTAATATGCTTTTAATTGCATATGAATCAATTAATATTTGACATCACCACTCTAGGGTGGTATCTTTTTAGAAAGCGCATTCAGATGCATATTTTATAAGGGGGCGAAATCATGAAATGCGATCAAATAGAATTAAAGAGTCAGGAAGATGAACTTCCGTGTAGCTCTGAAAATAAAACAATAAGTATTCCGAAAGTTAAGAGTCATATACTAAGCGGATGTTTTGGTGATGACTTTCGAGCAGATAGGCAAGAAAGTAGGGCTCAAAGACTAAGGAATACAGATTGTGATCGATCGCAAAGGCAAGATTTCGATATACATCTGGAATGTCCAATACAACAGCAATTGGATGAACTTCACGAATGGTGTCAGGGTAAGTTATCGGGTCATTTCTCACCTCGATACCAAGTCTTAACATTTACCCAGTTTAATCCCAAAACAAAAACCATAAGTGTCCGTAATAATTTTAAACACTTAAATACGGAACATGCGGTGTTTCGGTCGTGTGTGCTTAAAGATGGGCACAGAATTTCAGGATCAGAATCATCCGTAACGATCGCTATTAGGGTGGGTGAAATTCAAGAAGTACCTGTAAATACACCAAGTTTTTATGAATTTGATGCAATGTATCACTTGAATCTTTATGTTAAAGATCCTTACACAGATGAGGATGTGTTGTGTCATCAATTGCGTCTTCATCATTTGGTGAAGCAAGAGGTTTCAATGGCTGATGATTATGCTGCCATAGAAGTTGTGGAGTCACAAGAACGATGTGGTGTATACGGCGAATATTTTTCACTGTCTTTTAATAAAAAAACGGGTTTTATGGATTCGT
This genomic stretch from Erysipelothrix rhusiopathiae harbors:
- a CDS encoding metal-sensitive transcriptional regulator; this translates as MTCEKQLLNRLKRAEGQIRGVTRMLEEGESCQDVLVQLTAVRSSVDRIIKLIAVDNLLDCVDESGRDHERVQDAINLIVKSR
- a CDS encoding potassium channel family protein, which gives rise to MTNKTVAILGLGLFGASIAKTLARHKVDVIAMDSKMERVEEVANLVEHAVQADFTKLEQLEAADVANADIAIIASGERLESTILGVLNLKKLGCKHVIVKTKNMDYYEVLKKVGADRVVLPEVEMGKRLANEIAKHSVIDALRIDDRYNIVEIHALSSWYGRSINDLNLRQEYGFNILGMKCDNNQEFQILVSPEYKVREGDLFFVLVEEKDLQRFNDLEDHNE
- a CDS encoding rhodanese-like domain-containing protein, which codes for MYKTIMTPELESLLSRKENLNIVDVRDVWEFESGHIKGALNIPLGELEDQYKKLSKDKMYHIICLTGHRSQEASRFLSNQGFNVVNVMGGMSIYKGAMSQ
- a CDS encoding benzene 1,2-dioxygenase is translated as MKCDQIELKSQEDELPCSSENKTISIPKVKSHILSGCFGDDFRADRQESRAQRLRNTDCDRSQRQDFDIHLECPIQQQLDELHEWCQGKLSGHFSPRYQVLTFTQFNPKTKTISVRNNFKHLNTEHAVFRSCVLKDGHRISGSESSVTIAIRVGEIQEVPVNTPSFYEFDAMYHLNLYVKDPYTDEDVLCHQLRLHHLVKQEVSMADDYAAIEVVESQERCGVYGEYFSLSFNKKTGFMDSYCFHDEMLFCRPMNLLCNRGPMNYEDNEHWNSFTREWSQEAVESTTQHFSIVVVNDSRVRITIRSVLANGSVVHTIYKVYADGRVWVRQSFKPSNHSGLSMIGFKIPLEPSYNAFHYFGKGPHANYQNLNEDLGLAVYEEVIEKEVSPKTYKNHTQIFWASLTNSLQKGLMIKSDRLPLNVGACRTDDDCVACIVAVDVVGWLSKHDPQFLDVHREYHYEFEMIPVTKGQEDVYYKVKMI
- the trxA gene encoding thioredoxin, which encodes MALHITDKDFKEQTSEGLVFVDFFAEWCGPCKMLAPVIDELAEKYEGKIKVAKLDIDENRQTATEFNVMSIPTMILFKDGEPVEKISGFQPKQALEKYLDSKI